From the Arthrobacter sp. PM3 genome, one window contains:
- a CDS encoding ABC transporter ATP-binding protein — protein sequence MASVVEMAGVVKRFGTVTALNGLDFSVDAGEVHGFLGPNGSGKSTTIRLLLGMLRANAGSIRVLGLDPWHDVASLHRRLAYVPGDVALWPNLTGGEVIDLLGRLQGGQDAGRRDRLLQIFDLDPTKKSRTYSKGNRQKVALIAALATDAELFLLDEPTSGLDPLMEEAFRGCVRDLRDQGRTVLLSSHILSEAEALSDRVSIIREGQVVDTGRLDELRHLTRTSVTADVAAMPAGLDALPGVHDVVITNHRVSAQVEPSGLAPLMRALTDAGLLALTSQPPTLEDLFLRHYGATVPAAGDGQRAAR from the coding sequence ATGGCGAGCGTCGTGGAGATGGCCGGGGTGGTGAAGCGATTCGGGACGGTCACTGCCCTGAACGGGCTGGACTTTTCCGTCGACGCAGGAGAGGTCCACGGCTTCCTGGGCCCGAACGGCTCCGGGAAATCGACCACCATCCGCCTGCTCCTGGGGATGCTCCGGGCCAACGCGGGGTCCATCCGGGTCCTGGGCCTTGACCCGTGGCACGACGTCGCCAGCCTCCACCGGCGCCTGGCCTACGTCCCCGGCGATGTCGCGCTGTGGCCCAACCTGACCGGCGGTGAAGTGATCGACCTCCTCGGACGGCTTCAGGGCGGCCAGGACGCGGGCCGCCGGGACCGGCTGCTACAGATATTCGACCTCGACCCGACCAAGAAGTCCCGCACCTATTCCAAAGGCAACCGCCAGAAAGTCGCCCTGATCGCCGCGTTGGCCACCGATGCCGAGCTGTTCCTGCTCGATGAGCCCACCAGCGGCCTGGATCCGCTCATGGAGGAAGCCTTCCGCGGCTGTGTCCGGGACCTCCGGGACCAGGGCCGCACGGTGCTGCTCAGCAGCCACATCCTCAGCGAGGCCGAGGCCCTCTCGGACCGGGTCAGCATCATCCGCGAGGGCCAGGTGGTGGACACCGGGCGGCTGGACGAGCTCAGGCACCTCACCCGGACGTCCGTCACTGCCGACGTCGCGGCGATGCCGGCAGGGCTGGACGCCCTGCCCGGCGTCCACGACGTCGTCATCACGAACCACCGCGTCAGCGCCCAGGTGGAACCCTCCGGGCTGGCCCCGCTGATGCGGGCGCTGACTGACGCCGGTCTGCTCGCACTGACCAGCCAGCCGCCGACCCTCGAGGACCTGTTCCTGCGCCACTACGGCGCAACGGTGCCGGCCGCCGGGGACGGGCAGCGGGCGGCCCGGTGA
- a CDS encoding DUF1810 domain-containing protein — protein sequence MEDPYDLERFVAAQDAGQTYSRALAELGAGLKRSHWMWFVFPQLAGLGHSETARRYAIMSLDEARAYVRHAVLGSRLREAAAAVAGAEGLSAVQILGGIDARKLQSSMTLFLRAAPDDPVFRAVLDRFFDGMPDPATDRLLGGRHG from the coding sequence ATGGAAGACCCTTACGATCTTGAACGGTTCGTGGCCGCCCAGGACGCCGGCCAAACGTACAGCCGGGCTCTTGCCGAGCTGGGCGCGGGCCTGAAGAGGAGCCACTGGATGTGGTTCGTGTTCCCCCAGCTTGCGGGGCTCGGTCACAGCGAGACTGCCCGCAGGTACGCAATCATGTCGCTTGATGAGGCGCGGGCTTACGTGCGGCATGCAGTCCTCGGTTCCCGCCTCCGCGAGGCTGCCGCCGCCGTCGCCGGGGCGGAAGGGCTGTCGGCGGTGCAGATCCTGGGCGGCATCGATGCCCGGAAGCTGCAGTCGTCCATGACACTGTTCCTGCGGGCCGCCCCGGACGATCCCGTGTTCCGCGCCGTCCTGGACCGGTTCTTCGACGGGATGCCGGATCCCGCGACCGACCGCCTGCTCGGCGGCCGGCACGGTTAG
- a CDS encoding EAL domain-containing protein, with the protein MSHAAGGRPGTGADPGPAWDEHLAAACRGEGLSAAYQPIVDTARGTVVGYEALARFPGFAERNPEVWFAAARARGQAAGLEAAALRAALAVRPSLPANCFLTLNVSPGLLPTEGIREIWRSQGNLGGLVIELTEQTPIDSYLELEPDLNQLRAAGALIAVDDAGAGYAGLRHLLALRPSLIKIDRELVQDVDRDEAKRALISMLGTFASRVDAWILAEGVERVEELDALVTLGVPLVQGYCLARPGPPWEQLDPDVAHRLASRAPVTGKNIVRDILEPAAAATSAAAAAAAFAGNPALQNVVLMGEHQRPVAVLDPSTAALGLVSPGMRVNLDTPLSEALARSMTRAEGSRFDPLLVTDNAGRYAGVARMERMITALATARN; encoded by the coding sequence TTGAGCCACGCGGCAGGCGGCCGTCCCGGCACCGGCGCGGACCCGGGGCCGGCCTGGGACGAGCACCTGGCGGCCGCCTGCCGCGGCGAAGGCCTGTCCGCGGCCTACCAGCCCATTGTTGACACAGCCCGCGGCACGGTGGTGGGCTACGAGGCCCTGGCCCGGTTTCCCGGCTTCGCCGAAAGGAACCCCGAAGTGTGGTTTGCCGCCGCGCGCGCCCGCGGGCAGGCGGCCGGGCTCGAGGCGGCGGCCTTGCGGGCGGCGCTCGCCGTCCGCCCTTCCTTGCCGGCCAACTGCTTCCTGACCCTCAACGTCTCGCCCGGTCTGCTGCCGACGGAGGGCATCCGGGAGATCTGGCGCAGCCAGGGAAACCTTGGCGGCCTCGTCATCGAACTGACAGAGCAAACGCCCATCGACTCCTACCTGGAGCTGGAACCGGACCTGAACCAGTTGCGCGCGGCGGGTGCCCTGATCGCCGTCGACGACGCCGGAGCCGGCTACGCGGGGCTCCGCCACCTGCTTGCGCTGCGCCCCTCGCTCATCAAGATTGATCGCGAGCTGGTCCAGGACGTTGACCGTGACGAGGCCAAGCGCGCCCTGATCTCCATGCTCGGCACCTTCGCCAGCCGGGTCGACGCCTGGATCCTGGCCGAAGGCGTGGAGCGGGTGGAGGAGCTGGACGCGCTCGTAACCCTTGGCGTTCCGCTGGTCCAGGGGTATTGCCTGGCCCGGCCGGGACCACCGTGGGAACAGCTCGACCCGGACGTTGCCCACCGCCTGGCATCGAGGGCGCCCGTGACCGGCAAGAACATTGTCCGGGACATCCTGGAACCGGCGGCGGCGGCCACCAGCGCCGCTGCGGCGGCGGCGGCGTTTGCCGGCAATCCGGCGCTGCAGAACGTTGTGCTGATGGGGGAGCACCAGCGCCCGGTGGCCGTGCTCGATCCCTCCACCGCCGCGCTGGGGCTGGTCAGCCCGGGGATGCGGGTCAACCTGGACACCCCGCTCAGCGAGGCGCTGGCACGGTCCATGACGCGGGCTGAGGGAAGCCGCTTTGACCCGCTCCTGGTGACGGACAATGCCGGCCGCTATGCCGGCGTCGCCCGGATGGAACGGATGATCACGGCGCTGGCCACGGCCCGCAACTAA
- a CDS encoding DUF1059 domain-containing protein, with product MKSFACGDVVPGCDARWVCSTDDEILVNVAAHAASAHGLTELPADVVRSVRSAIIPAR from the coding sequence GTGAAGTCGTTTGCCTGTGGTGATGTGGTTCCCGGCTGTGACGCCCGCTGGGTGTGCAGCACGGATGATGAGATTCTGGTCAATGTGGCGGCCCATGCAGCGTCCGCACACGGGCTGACGGAGTTGCCGGCCGACGTCGTGCGGTCCGTCCGCAGCGCCATCATTCCTGCCCGTTGA
- a CDS encoding META domain-containing protein, with translation MRRLGRSGLLIVATLVAGIALLALTGCSGPALKSFTGSWGQSAQGQPNLTITDDGSFQGTDGCNRLTGKGSVSGDSFNFGPIASTMMACSDVDTWLSQAHTAKVDGTVLVVYGNSGDKIGTLAKQ, from the coding sequence ATGCGTCGATTGGGTCGAAGCGGTCTGCTGATTGTTGCCACGTTGGTTGCCGGCATTGCCCTGCTGGCACTCACCGGGTGCTCGGGCCCGGCCCTGAAATCGTTCACGGGAAGCTGGGGGCAGAGCGCCCAAGGCCAGCCCAACCTCACGATCACGGACGACGGCTCCTTCCAGGGAACGGACGGCTGCAATCGTCTGACGGGCAAGGGATCGGTTTCGGGCGATTCCTTCAACTTCGGCCCGATCGCCTCCACCATGATGGCCTGCAGCGACGTCGACACGTGGCTGTCGCAGGCGCACACCGCCAAAGTGGACGGAACCGTGCTCGTTGTCTACGGCAACAGCGGCGACAAAATTGGAACCCTCGCCAAACAGTGA
- a CDS encoding DinB family protein, with product MDDKATLHRYLRTRRADLLAKLDGLSEYDARRPLTPTGTNLLGLVKHVASVEAGYFGEVFGRPAGLDLPWFAEDAEPDADLWAAPGETREQIVELHRSAAAHSDATIEELALDEPGVVSWWPEERRHVTLHQILVHMCVETAHHLGHADILRELIDGSAGQRPGDANLSDRSPEGWAVHRARIEAAAVAAEALSAGR from the coding sequence ATGGACGATAAGGCGACATTGCACCGTTACCTGCGCACACGGCGTGCGGACCTGCTTGCGAAGCTTGACGGCCTCAGCGAGTACGACGCACGCCGGCCGCTCACGCCGACAGGTACCAATCTGCTCGGCCTGGTCAAGCATGTGGCCAGCGTCGAAGCCGGCTACTTCGGCGAGGTCTTCGGCCGGCCCGCGGGCTTGGACCTGCCATGGTTTGCCGAGGACGCGGAACCGGACGCCGACCTGTGGGCTGCCCCCGGCGAAACCCGGGAACAGATCGTGGAACTGCACCGGAGCGCTGCCGCGCACAGCGATGCCACGATCGAAGAGCTCGCCCTCGACGAGCCCGGGGTGGTGTCCTGGTGGCCGGAGGAGCGCAGGCACGTGACCCTGCACCAGATCCTCGTGCACATGTGCGTGGAGACGGCGCACCACCTCGGCCATGCGGACATCCTGCGCGAACTGATTGACGGGAGCGCCGGGCAGCGCCCGGGCGACGCGAATCTCTCGGACCGCAGCCCCGAGGGGTGGGCCGTCCACCGGGCCCGCATCGAAGCGGCCGCGGTCGCCGCCGAAGCGCTGTCCGCCGGCCGCTAA
- a CDS encoding LysM domain-containing protein — protein MSGPDESGAAPATETATAAAPAGLRGATELNGYHLPMRYTAADGDTWESIASYFRMTPEILKSFNEPASVAAGQEIDLRGVSVPQLGAAGQVTGFDGRGRLLYRTRSGDTPAGIASRYGVPLSALRMANLDLLNGGEWIPPAGTVITIPDAPAG, from the coding sequence GTGTCCGGCCCGGACGAATCCGGCGCTGCACCGGCCACGGAAACGGCAACCGCGGCGGCACCCGCGGGCCTGCGGGGGGCGACCGAGTTGAACGGGTACCACCTGCCGATGCGCTACACGGCCGCCGACGGCGACACCTGGGAGAGCATCGCATCCTACTTCCGGATGACTCCCGAGATCCTGAAAAGCTTCAACGAACCGGCGTCCGTTGCCGCCGGTCAGGAAATCGATCTAAGGGGCGTGTCTGTGCCGCAGCTCGGGGCTGCAGGCCAGGTGACCGGATTCGACGGGCGAGGACGGCTTCTGTACAGGACACGTTCCGGGGACACGCCTGCGGGCATCGCGAGCCGGTACGGCGTGCCGCTCTCCGCACTGCGGATGGCCAACCTGGACCTGCTGAACGGCGGCGAATGGATCCCGCCCGCCGGGACCGTAATCACCATTCCGGATGCCCCGGCCGGGTGA
- a CDS encoding YajQ family cyclic di-GMP-binding protein — protein MAGESTFDVVSKVDKQEVANALNQAQKEIAQRYDFKGVGAEVDFSGEKILMKANSEERVLAVLDVLQSKLIRRGISLKSLDTGEPFASGKEFRLEASIKEGIAQDLAKKINKLIRDEAPKSVKSQIQGDELRVTSKSRDDLQETMALLKNFEEADLQFVNFRS, from the coding sequence ATGGCAGGCGAATCCACGTTCGACGTCGTCAGCAAGGTCGACAAGCAGGAAGTGGCCAACGCGCTGAACCAGGCGCAGAAGGAAATTGCCCAGCGCTACGATTTCAAGGGCGTCGGCGCCGAGGTTGATTTCAGCGGTGAGAAGATCCTGATGAAGGCCAACTCCGAGGAACGGGTCCTGGCAGTCCTGGACGTGCTGCAGTCCAAGCTCATCCGCCGCGGCATCTCGCTGAAGTCCTTGGACACGGGTGAGCCTTTCGCCTCGGGCAAGGAATTCCGGCTCGAGGCCTCGATCAAGGAAGGCATTGCCCAGGACCTGGCCAAGAAGATCAACAAGCTGATCCGGGACGAAGCCCCCAAGTCGGTCAAGTCCCAGATCCAGGGCGACGAGCTCCGGGTGACGTCGAAGTCCCGCGACGATCTGCAGGAGACCATGGCCCTGCTGAAGAACTTCGAGGAAGCCGACCTGCAGTTTGTGAACTTCCGCAGCTAA